The following are from one region of the Mycolicibacterium diernhoferi genome:
- a CDS encoding ATP-binding cassette domain-containing protein, producing MPPGSRTLRRAGSLQPNELAQAAVMAALCAAIAIIAVVVPFAAGLSLLGTVPMGLLAYRYRLRVLLAATIAGALIAFLIAGFGGLMTVLNCAYIGGLTGIVKRRGRGLPVVVLVSMVAGALFGVVAVVALLIASRLRELVFTAMTANVDGTVAIWSYIPELRPAAEQFRELFGLALQHWPILIFGYGLFAIMAVSLVGWWALSRVLSRLFGVPDVHKLDVVVTDGPVAPVPLALRDVVFRYPGTNRDALGPLSMDVQSGEHLAITGANGSGKTTLMLLLAGREPTEGTVVRPGAVGLGAPGGTAVILQHPESQVLGTRVADDVVWGLPPGTRVDVPGLLTEVGLDGLAERDTGSLSGGELQRLAVAAALARKPSLLIADEVTSMVDQQSREGLMSVLGGLTRKHQTSLVHITHYNEEAEAADRVVNLTGGSEMVQSAEVPEPSAEVHSEVPVLELRDVSHRYADGTPWANDALRDINLVVHEGDGVLIHGLNGSGKSTLAWILAGLTEPTTGTCLLDGKPVSQQVGGVALSFQAARLQLMRSHVGREIASAAGFPARDRARVEAALATVGLEAALADRRIDQLSGGQMRRVVLAGLLARSPRAIVLDEPLAGLDAASARGLLRLLEELRRGGLTVVVISHDFAGLEDLCPRTLHLRDGALVPVATGANS from the coding sequence ATGCCTCCCGGTTCGAGAACGCTACGCCGGGCCGGGTCATTGCAGCCGAACGAGCTCGCCCAGGCCGCCGTGATGGCGGCCCTGTGCGCGGCCATCGCGATCATCGCCGTCGTCGTCCCGTTCGCCGCCGGGCTGTCGCTGCTGGGGACCGTCCCGATGGGCTTGCTGGCCTACCGCTACCGGCTGCGGGTGCTGTTGGCGGCCACCATCGCCGGCGCGCTGATCGCCTTCCTGATCGCCGGTTTCGGCGGCCTGATGACCGTTCTCAACTGCGCCTACATCGGCGGGCTGACCGGCATCGTGAAACGCCGCGGCCGCGGGCTGCCGGTGGTGGTGCTGGTATCGATGGTGGCCGGCGCGCTCTTCGGCGTGGTGGCGGTGGTCGCGCTGCTGATCGCCTCCCGGCTGCGCGAGCTGGTCTTCACCGCGATGACCGCCAACGTCGACGGCACCGTCGCGATCTGGAGCTACATCCCCGAATTGCGGCCCGCCGCCGAGCAGTTCCGTGAGCTCTTCGGGTTGGCTCTGCAGCATTGGCCGATCCTGATCTTCGGCTACGGGCTGTTCGCCATCATGGCCGTCAGCCTGGTCGGCTGGTGGGCGCTGTCGCGGGTGTTGTCCCGGTTGTTCGGGGTGCCCGATGTGCACAAGCTCGACGTCGTCGTCACCGACGGGCCGGTCGCTCCGGTCCCGCTGGCCCTGCGCGACGTGGTGTTCCGCTACCCGGGCACCAACCGTGACGCGCTGGGTCCACTGAGCATGGATGTGCAGTCGGGGGAACACCTGGCCATCACCGGCGCCAACGGATCCGGCAAGACCACCCTGATGCTGCTGCTCGCCGGGCGCGAACCCACCGAGGGCACCGTGGTCCGCCCCGGCGCGGTCGGGCTGGGCGCCCCGGGCGGCACCGCGGTGATCCTGCAGCACCCCGAGAGCCAGGTGCTCGGCACTCGGGTCGCCGACGACGTGGTGTGGGGACTGCCCCCCGGCACCCGGGTCGACGTGCCCGGCCTGCTGACCGAGGTCGGTCTGGACGGGCTGGCCGAACGCGACACCGGCAGCCTGTCCGGTGGCGAGCTGCAGCGCCTGGCGGTGGCCGCCGCGCTGGCCCGCAAGCCCTCCCTGCTGATCGCCGACGAGGTCACCAGCATGGTCGACCAGCAGAGCCGCGAGGGTCTGATGTCGGTGCTCGGCGGGCTGACCCGCAAGCACCAGACCTCGCTGGTGCACATCACGCACTACAACGAGGAAGCCGAGGCGGCCGACCGGGTGGTCAACCTGACCGGCGGCTCGGAGATGGTGCAGTCCGCCGAGGTGCCCGAGCCCAGCGCCGAGGTGCACTCGGAGGTGCCGGTGCTGGAACTGCGCGACGTCAGCCACCGCTACGCCGACGGAACCCCCTGGGCCAACGACGCACTGCGGGACATCAACCTGGTGGTGCACGAAGGCGACGGTGTGCTCATCCACGGCCTGAACGGGTCGGGGAAGTCGACGCTGGCCTGGATCCTGGCCGGGCTGACCGAGCCCACCACCGGAACCTGCCTGCTCGACGGGAAGCCGGTCTCCCAGCAGGTCGGCGGGGTGGCGCTGTCCTTCCAGGCGGCCCGGCTGCAACTGATGCGCAGTCACGTCGGCCGCGAGATCGCGTCGGCGGCAGGGTTCCCCGCAAGGGACCGGGCCCGGGTGGAGGCGGCCCTGGCGACCGTCGGCCTGGAGGCCGCGCTGGCCGACCGCCGCATCGATCAACTCTCCGGCGGGCAGATGCGCCGCGTGGTGCTCGCCGGGCTGCTGGCCCGCTCGCCGCGCGCGATCGTGCTCGACGAGCCGCTGGCCGGCCTGGACGCCGCCA
- a CDS encoding MarR family winged helix-turn-helix transcriptional regulator, with protein sequence MNGPDDTAALGADLLAVVARINRLASQRIELPLPVAQARLLALIEDRGRTRISELAAIDHCSQPTMTTQVRRLEDAGLVSRTGDPGDARAVLITITDAGRQTLARVRADRSAAINPYLEHLDDAERSALVDAIRVLRGLLDDAQSVQPDQH encoded by the coding sequence GTGAATGGCCCGGACGACACGGCGGCCCTCGGCGCCGACCTGCTGGCCGTGGTCGCGCGGATCAACCGGTTGGCCTCCCAACGCATCGAGTTGCCGCTGCCGGTCGCGCAGGCCCGACTGCTGGCGCTCATCGAAGATCGGGGCCGCACCCGCATCTCCGAGCTGGCCGCGATCGACCACTGCTCGCAGCCGACCATGACCACCCAGGTTCGCCGCCTCGAGGACGCCGGCCTGGTCTCGCGCACCGGGGACCCCGGGGATGCCCGGGCCGTGCTCATCACCATCACCGATGCGGGCCGCCAGACGCTGGCCCGGGTGCGCGCCGATCGCAGTGCCGCGATCAATCCCTATCTGGAACACCTCGACGACGCCGAGCGCAGCGCGCTCGTCGACGCGATCCGGGTGCTGCGTGGGCTGCTCGACGACGCCCAGTCGGTCCAGCCCGATCAGCACTGA
- a CDS encoding MFS transporter, with product MWRQPKAVWAVAFASVVAFMGIGLVDPILKPIAENLDASPSQVSLLFTSYMAVMGVTMLITGVVSSRIGPKNTLLLGLVIIIAGAGLAGMSATVMEIVGWRALWGLGNALFIATALATIVNSAKGSVAQAIILYEAALGLGIAVGPLVGGALGSISWRGPFFGVSALMALALVVTVFLLPSTPRPARATTLLDPFRALRHRGLLAVSVTALLYNFGFFTLLAFTPFPLDMSAHQIGLIFFGWGVALAFTSVVVAPRLQHRFGTMPTLLVNLVVMSATLAVMAIGADSKAVLATSVVVAGLWCGINNTLITETVMKVSEVERAVASAAYSFLRFGGAAAAPWLAGVLGEQFSVHLPYWVGAAAVLAGAALLFTARKHMSAVDAPEPRVDELTDEATAVTVGN from the coding sequence ATGTGGCGTCAACCGAAAGCTGTTTGGGCCGTGGCGTTTGCCTCCGTCGTCGCCTTCATGGGCATCGGCCTGGTGGACCCCATCTTGAAACCCATCGCCGAGAACCTGGACGCCTCGCCCTCGCAGGTGTCGCTGTTGTTCACCAGCTATATGGCCGTGATGGGCGTGACCATGCTCATCACCGGGGTGGTGTCCAGCCGGATCGGGCCGAAGAACACCCTGCTGCTCGGGCTGGTGATCATCATCGCCGGGGCGGGGCTGGCCGGCATGTCCGCGACCGTGATGGAGATCGTCGGCTGGCGCGCGCTGTGGGGCCTGGGCAACGCGCTGTTCATCGCGACCGCACTGGCCACCATCGTGAACTCCGCGAAAGGCTCGGTGGCACAGGCGATCATCCTCTATGAGGCCGCGCTGGGCCTGGGCATCGCCGTCGGCCCACTGGTCGGCGGGGCGCTGGGCTCCATCTCCTGGCGGGGTCCGTTCTTCGGGGTGTCGGCGCTGATGGCTCTGGCGCTGGTCGTCACGGTGTTCCTGCTGCCGAGCACGCCGCGTCCGGCGCGGGCCACCACCCTCCTCGACCCGTTCCGGGCGTTGCGCCACCGCGGGCTGCTGGCCGTCTCGGTCACCGCGCTGCTGTACAACTTCGGCTTCTTCACCCTGCTCGCGTTCACCCCGTTCCCGTTGGACATGTCCGCCCACCAGATCGGGCTGATCTTCTTCGGCTGGGGTGTCGCGCTGGCCTTCACCTCGGTGGTGGTCGCCCCGCGCCTGCAGCACCGGTTCGGCACCATGCCGACGCTGCTGGTGAACCTGGTGGTGATGTCGGCGACGCTGGCCGTGATGGCGATCGGCGCCGACAGCAAGGCCGTGCTGGCCACCTCGGTGGTGGTCGCCGGACTCTGGTGCGGCATCAACAACACGCTGATCACCGAAACGGTCATGAAGGTCTCCGAGGTCGAGCGAGCGGTGGCCTCGGCCGCCTACAGCTTCCTGCGCTTCGGTGGCGCTGCGGCGGCCCCGTGGCTGGCCGGGGTGCTGGGCGAGCAGTTCAGCGTGCACCTGCCGTACTGGGTGGGCGCGGCCGCGGTACTGGCCGGTGCCGCACTGCTGTTCACCGCCCGCAAGCACATGAGCGCTGTGGACGCCCCCGAACCCCGGGTGGACGAGTTGACCGACGAGGCCACCGCCGTCACCGTCGGGAACTGA